A segment of the Candidatus Kaelpia aquatica genome:
TTCTGAGACGTTAACATCTGTTTTAGATGATTTGGATTCTAAAAGTCAACAGTTAGCCCCATCATTTTTCTTTATAGATCCGTTTGGTTATAAAGATATACCAATGGAGCTTATAAAGAGGATAATGAGTTATAAGAAATGTGAAGTGTTTATTACTTTTATGTATGAAGAGATTAATAGATTTATAGCAGTTGACAGTCAGGAGTTAAATGCTAATAAGTTATTTGGTACTGATGAATGGAAAAAAGTAAAAGACGCTATTAATCCAGATCAAAGAGTGGAAATATTACATAGTTTATATAAAAAGCAATTGGAAACAATGGCTGGTATAAAATATGTGAGATACTTTAAAATGATTAACAAGAGTAATAAAACTGATTATTTTTTATTTTTTGGAACAAATAGTATTGTTGGCTTGAAACACATGAAGAGGGCAATGTGGATGGTCGATGAAAATGGAACCTATCAATTTTCTGATGCAACATACAATCCGAATCAATTAACGTTGTTTGAAGCAGAGCCTAATTACGGTATGTTGAAAAGTATGATTGTTGATAAATACAAAGGTAGTGTTGTTTCTGTAGAGAATTTGAAGGAGTTTATTATAGTAGAGACTCCTTTTCTTGAAACAAATTATAAAAAAAAGATACTAAATATTATGGAAAAAAATGGAGAGATTAAAGTGCATGGAAAAAGAATTAAAGGTACTTATCCTGATGAAAGAGGTATAAGTATAGAATTTTTATGAAACAATGAATCCAATAATTTGTGAATTGAATAAAAAACAAAAAGATAATCACAATCCTGTAAATAGACCTATTTTTGGAACTTTAGAGTGGGCGTCGAGTAATGCAAATTTTATTAACGGTTGTAAACACGATTGCAAGTACTGTTATAGTAAATCTATGGCAATTAGATTTAAAAGAAAGAATAAAAATAATTGGAGGAATGAACAGGTAAGGCACAATTGTTTTTTGAAAAATTACAAAAAAATTGATGGCACAATAATGGTTCCTTCCTCTCATGACATACATCCAGATAATTTAGATTTTGCATTGAAATTCTTTAAGAAAGTGTTATTGCCTGGTAATAATATTTTAATTGTAACCAAACCTCATA
Coding sequences within it:
- a CDS encoding three-Cys-motif partner protein TcmP: MSKITTVKWLIDPHTEAKHAILKKYLAAWFPIITRFSKRVIVVDGFAGPGEYSNGQDGSPIIAINTFLEHKAEMKSEVIFYFIEKNKDRCEHLKKKLLGHSHLMPSNMKYNIDCSEFSETLTSVLDDLDSKSQQLAPSFFFIDPFGYKDIPMELIKRIMSYKKCEVFITFMYEEINRFIAVDSQELNANKLFGTDEWKKVKDAINPDQRVEILHSLYKKQLETMAGIKYVRYFKMINKSNKTDYFLFFGTNSIVGLKHMKRAMWMVDENGTYQFSDATYNPNQLTLFEAEPNYGMLKSMIVDKYKGSVVSVENLKEFIIVETPFLETNYKKKILNIMEKNGEIKVHGKRIKGTYPDERGISIEFL